In one Romeriopsis navalis LEGE 11480 genomic region, the following are encoded:
- a CDS encoding Uma2 family endonuclease — MTVAKAPHFKSFEEYLTANPSDLPEGRFEYWNGELVPVMSESGFNALLANCLFMALVNAGVPIAILRPHSCEVEVIGTPRTRFPDLTVLEEVHVTLLNQRERVTRDMPPPRLLVEVVSPGDENSDNYQRDYIQKVRQYAAINVPEYWLIDPDRAVVKIGRLVDGSYQFQDFTGNQLLVSSIFPNLNLTAVQILSAGQ, encoded by the coding sequence ATGACAGTCGCTAAAGCACCACATTTTAAGAGCTTTGAGGAATATCTAACGGCTAACCCTTCGGACTTACCAGAAGGGCGCTTTGAATATTGGAATGGAGAGTTAGTTCCGGTTATGTCCGAGTCTGGATTTAATGCATTGTTGGCAAACTGCCTATTTATGGCACTAGTCAATGCCGGAGTACCGATCGCCATTTTGCGGCCCCATTCCTGCGAAGTCGAAGTCATCGGGACACCACGCACCCGCTTCCCTGATCTCACTGTTCTGGAAGAAGTGCACGTCACCTTACTGAATCAGCGGGAGCGCGTTACCCGCGACATGCCACCGCCTCGGCTACTGGTAGAAGTGGTGAGCCCTGGCGATGAAAATTCAGATAACTATCAACGCGACTATATCCAAAAGGTTCGACAGTATGCGGCGATCAATGTACCCGAATACTGGCTTATTGACCCCGATCGGGCTGTCGTAAAAATTGGCCGCTTGGTTGATGGAAGTTACCAGTTTCAGGACTTCACTGGGAATCAATTGCTCGTCTCATCCATATTCCCAAATCTGAATCTTACAGCAGTGCAAATTTTGAGTGCGGGCCAATAA